One window of the Natrinema sp. CBA1119 genome contains the following:
- a CDS encoding isochorismatase family protein — protein sequence MDWIEATEDRYDEREFGETVGMGERPALVVIDLINAFTDPDSNLGSDVEDVLEQTERLLEAFRAFDLPRYFTTVAFEESYGDAGVFIEKVPALRELRLGTERVEVDDRIAPLDDERVILKKYASAFFGTDLQSELTTNRVDTLVIAGVTTSGCVRATAVDSLQHGYRTIVPADAVGDRAEGPHRANLFDIDAKYGDVVTTDAVLEELEAPVDD from the coding sequence ATGGACTGGATCGAAGCCACCGAAGACCGCTACGACGAACGAGAATTCGGCGAGACCGTCGGTATGGGAGAGCGACCGGCACTGGTCGTCATCGACCTCATCAACGCCTTCACCGATCCGGACTCGAATCTCGGGTCGGACGTCGAAGACGTCCTCGAGCAAACCGAACGCCTCCTCGAGGCGTTCCGAGCGTTCGATCTCCCGCGGTACTTCACCACCGTCGCGTTCGAGGAGTCCTACGGTGATGCGGGAGTGTTCATCGAGAAAGTACCCGCGCTCAGGGAACTCCGACTCGGCACCGAACGCGTCGAGGTCGACGACCGAATCGCACCGCTCGACGACGAGCGCGTCATCCTCAAGAAGTACGCCAGCGCCTTCTTCGGCACCGACTTGCAATCGGAACTGACCACCAACCGCGTCGATACCCTCGTCATCGCCGGTGTGACCACCAGCGGCTGCGTTCGCGCGACTGCAGTCGACAGCCTCCAGCACGGCTATCGAACGATCGTCCCCGCCGATGCCGTCGGCGACAGAGCCGAGGGACCACACCGTGCGAACCTCTTCGACATCGACGCCAAGTACGGCGACGTCGTGACGACCGATGCCGTCCTCGAAGAACTCGAGGCTCCCGTCGACGACTGA
- a CDS encoding FAD-dependent oxidoreductase: MTDVAVLGGGIGGLTAAHELAERGFDVTVFEANDRFGGKARSMPIGDDPDALQGEHGFRFFPAFYRHVVETMERIPDGDGTVADNLVETEATLIANSTGPSRIAETRTPDTIRGWLEALRPAFAEDLPRKDVRFLLERLLYLLTACESRREGELDDISWWEFIDAENRSQAFRDRVAYTTQALVALRPQVGSARTVGTIYLQLLFGQLDPTEPTERVLNAPTNEAWIDPWVRHLETLGVEFRPNTPVQGLAFDGRRVTGAELAGGTRVTADEFVLAVPVEVAPRVLTPELRRAAPELGRIGWLETAWMNGIQFYLTENVELSRGHQVYADAPWALTSISQRQFWTAYDLESRGPDAVEGVLSVIASDWDTPGIDHEKPARECTREEIAEEIWAQLKTHLNGPDRRLRDDMLVDWFLDPSIVETDTGVENRSPLLINTVGSLRNRPPADVAIRNLTLASDYVRTNSDLASMESANEAGRRAANAVLDRHGGRGRAQVWELREPAVFDPLKRQDRVRYQLGLPHPAEVTQSLRGVTRRLGKRV, translated from the coding sequence ATGACCGACGTAGCCGTCCTCGGCGGCGGGATCGGCGGCCTCACCGCGGCCCACGAACTCGCCGAGCGTGGGTTCGACGTGACCGTCTTCGAGGCCAACGACCGCTTCGGTGGCAAAGCACGCTCGATGCCGATCGGAGACGATCCGGACGCGCTCCAGGGCGAACACGGCTTCCGATTCTTTCCGGCGTTCTACCGGCACGTCGTCGAGACCATGGAACGGATCCCCGACGGCGACGGCACCGTCGCGGACAACCTCGTCGAGACCGAAGCGACGCTGATCGCGAATTCGACGGGCCCGAGTCGCATCGCCGAGACGCGCACCCCCGACACGATCCGCGGCTGGCTCGAGGCCCTTCGCCCAGCGTTCGCGGAGGATCTACCCCGCAAGGACGTTCGCTTTCTGCTCGAGCGGTTGCTGTACCTGTTGACCGCCTGCGAGTCCCGGCGCGAGGGCGAACTCGACGATATCTCCTGGTGGGAGTTCATCGACGCGGAGAACCGCTCGCAGGCGTTTCGCGACCGGGTCGCGTACACCACGCAGGCGCTCGTCGCGCTCCGGCCGCAGGTCGGGAGCGCCCGGACGGTCGGCACCATCTACCTCCAGTTGTTGTTCGGCCAGCTCGATCCGACCGAGCCGACCGAGCGCGTGCTGAACGCGCCGACGAACGAGGCCTGGATCGATCCGTGGGTTCGCCACCTCGAGACGCTGGGCGTCGAGTTCCGGCCGAACACCCCCGTGCAGGGCCTCGCGTTCGATGGGCGACGCGTTACCGGCGCCGAGCTGGCTGGCGGGACGAGAGTCACGGCCGACGAGTTCGTGCTGGCCGTCCCGGTCGAAGTCGCCCCCCGAGTTCTCACGCCGGAGCTGCGCCGAGCGGCACCGGAACTGGGACGGATCGGGTGGCTCGAGACGGCCTGGATGAACGGGATCCAGTTCTACCTCACCGAGAACGTCGAACTGAGCCGCGGCCACCAGGTCTACGCCGATGCACCGTGGGCGCTAACCTCGATTTCACAGCGCCAATTCTGGACGGCGTACGACCTCGAGAGTCGCGGCCCCGACGCGGTCGAGGGCGTTCTCTCGGTGATTGCCTCCGACTGGGACACGCCGGGAATCGACCACGAAAAACCGGCCAGGGAATGCACGCGCGAGGAGATCGCCGAGGAGATCTGGGCGCAGCTAAAGACCCACCTGAACGGACCCGACCGGCGGCTGCGGGACGACATGCTGGTCGACTGGTTCCTCGATCCCTCGATCGTCGAAACGGATACTGGGGTCGAAAACCGCTCGCCGCTGTTGATCAACACCGTCGGGTCGCTCCGGAATCGACCGCCGGCCGACGTCGCCATCAGAAACCTGACGCTGGCGAGCGACTACGTGCGAACGAATTCGGATCTGGCGTCGATGGAGTCGGCCAACGAGGCCGGCCGCCGCGCGGCGAACGCCGTCCTCGATCGACACGGCGGACGGGGTCGTGCGCAGGTCTGGGAGCTCAGAGAGCCCGCGGTCTTCGACCCGCTCAAGCGACAGGATCGGGTCCGGTACCAGCTCGGACTGCCGCATCCGGCGGAAGTAACGCAGTCCCTTCGAGGAGTCACGAGACGCCTCGGCAAACGAGTCTGA
- a CDS encoding tetratricopeptide repeat protein, with translation MTDRDDDRDHRFSEGEGFGDPYEEFDLDPPELGVDPSKVDPVDSRVVTDTLDQHNIDQDDVDASELLDVGLNYMQINRYEQATEAFDRTAHFAEDDGIAQEAWVNKGVAHGELEEWDEAIGAHREALRIDEESEHAATAETNLAYALWEFGQTSEALEHAERAIEIDERFAAGWFNRAFFLSERGLSEEALNCVDNAIRLGLRNAKVLETKAEILEELGEFDEAEEIAEEANRMREDAEQEMMDDREEMLGQGQGGAGGRPGAGRGGGGAGGRGMGGQSPPQRQGDIGLDDLGVADLSTEDDDEDEREWELE, from the coding sequence ATGACTGACCGAGACGACGATCGCGACCATCGCTTCTCCGAGGGAGAGGGGTTCGGCGATCCCTACGAGGAGTTCGACCTGGACCCGCCGGAGCTCGGCGTCGACCCGTCGAAGGTCGACCCCGTCGACTCCCGCGTCGTCACCGACACGTTAGACCAACACAACATCGATCAGGACGACGTCGACGCGAGCGAACTGCTCGACGTCGGCCTGAACTACATGCAGATCAATCGCTACGAGCAGGCCACCGAGGCCTTCGATCGGACCGCTCACTTCGCCGAGGACGACGGGATCGCACAGGAGGCGTGGGTAAACAAGGGCGTCGCCCACGGCGAACTCGAGGAGTGGGACGAGGCAATCGGGGCCCACCGCGAGGCCCTTCGGATCGACGAGGAGAGCGAGCACGCCGCGACCGCCGAGACGAACCTCGCCTACGCGCTCTGGGAGTTTGGCCAGACGAGCGAGGCGTTAGAGCACGCCGAACGCGCTATCGAGATCGACGAGCGCTTCGCCGCGGGCTGGTTCAACCGCGCCTTTTTCCTCTCGGAGCGCGGGCTCTCCGAGGAGGCGCTCAACTGCGTCGACAACGCGATCCGACTCGGCCTGCGCAACGCCAAGGTGCTCGAGACGAAAGCCGAGATCCTCGAGGAGCTCGGCGAGTTCGACGAGGCCGAAGAGATCGCCGAAGAAGCAAACCGGATGCGCGAAGACGCCGAACAGGAGATGATGGACGACCGCGAGGAGATGCTCGGACAGGGGCAGGGCGGAGCGGGCGGCCGTCCGGGAGCCGGTCGCGGTGGTGGCGGAGCCGGCGGTCGCGGGATGGGAGGCCAGTCGCCGCCCCAGCGACAGGGCGACATCGGTCTGGACGATCTCGGCGTCGCCGATCTCAGCACCGAAGATGACGACGAGGACGAGCGCGAGTGGGAACTCGAGTAA
- a CDS encoding DUF424 domain-containing protein, which yields MIVNERETTEGVLVAVCDEEVLGETFEEGELSLTVTEEFYGGDEVDENAVVESLARAAVANIVGTRAVELAVEEGFVDEANVLEVGTTLHAQLLQMQ from the coding sequence ATGATCGTCAACGAGCGAGAGACGACGGAAGGGGTGCTGGTCGCCGTCTGCGACGAGGAGGTCCTCGGCGAGACGTTCGAGGAGGGCGAGCTCTCCCTGACCGTTACCGAGGAGTTCTACGGCGGCGACGAGGTCGACGAGAACGCGGTCGTCGAGAGTCTCGCACGGGCGGCCGTCGCCAACATCGTCGGCACCCGCGCCGTCGAACTCGCCGTCGAGGAGGGCTTCGTCGATGAAGCGAACGTCCTCGAGGTTGGAACGACGCTGCACGCGCAGTTACTGCAGATGCAATAG
- a CDS encoding DHH family phosphoesterase, whose amino-acid sequence MAGPVPELEDRAVACAERLCEADRVLLASHIDADGLTSAAIAAKALERAKIPFETVFEKQLDEDAVADIAATDYDTVLFTDFGSGQLEIIGDHEDAGDFTPVIADHHQPADRETEYHLNPLLFGINGASELSGAGASYVLARALADVSDDSSDPSVAADGGEQTTGLRTTSEQRSDGGEPSQTRQTTSEQRSDGGERSNGPRSTSEQRSDGGTVTASGAANARADNCDLAALAVVGAVGDMQAAGGELHGANAAIVEEGVDAGVLETGKDLALYGKQTRPLPKLLEYATDVHIPGISNDSNGALRFLDGLDLELKRDGEWRRWSGLTNDEKQTVASALVRRAVSSGVPAKKIDQLVSTAYVLSNEPVGTELRDASEFSTLLNATARYERADVGLGVCLGDRDGALERARQLLREHRRNLSNGIDLVTREGATQEEHVQWFHASDEIRETIVGIVAGMAMGNAGISRSKPIIAFAEKSAEPPSANRSGEAAEGDEAVKVSSRGTHSLVRQGLDLSTVMGEASRAVGGDGGGHDVAAGATVPKGNEEAFIERADELVGEQLS is encoded by the coding sequence ATGGCAGGGCCGGTTCCCGAACTCGAGGATCGTGCGGTAGCGTGCGCCGAACGGCTGTGCGAGGCAGATCGCGTGCTGCTCGCCTCGCATATCGACGCCGACGGACTCACCAGCGCGGCGATCGCCGCGAAAGCCCTCGAGCGGGCGAAAATTCCGTTCGAGACGGTCTTCGAAAAGCAACTCGACGAGGACGCGGTCGCCGATATCGCGGCGACCGACTACGACACCGTCCTCTTCACGGACTTCGGGAGCGGCCAACTCGAGATTATCGGTGACCACGAGGACGCCGGCGACTTCACCCCGGTGATCGCGGATCACCACCAGCCCGCCGACAGGGAGACCGAGTACCACCTCAATCCGCTGCTGTTCGGGATCAACGGGGCCTCCGAACTCTCGGGGGCCGGCGCGAGTTACGTCCTCGCACGTGCGCTCGCGGACGTTTCCGACGATAGCTCGGATCCGTCGGTTGCGGCCGACGGTGGTGAGCAAACCACGGGTTTGCGAACCACGTCAGAGCAACGCTCTGACGGCGGTGAACCGAGTCAAACGAGGCAAACCACGTCAGAGCAACGCTCTGACGGCGGTGAGAGGTCCAACGGACCGCGATCTACGTCGGAGCAGCGCTCCGACGGCGGCACCGTTACCGCGTCGGGAGCCGCAAACGCCCGCGCCGACAACTGCGATCTCGCCGCCCTCGCAGTCGTCGGCGCCGTGGGCGATATGCAGGCCGCTGGCGGCGAACTCCACGGCGCGAACGCTGCGATCGTCGAAGAGGGCGTCGACGCCGGCGTCCTCGAAACGGGCAAGGACCTCGCGCTCTACGGGAAACAGACCCGTCCGCTCCCCAAGCTGCTCGAGTACGCCACCGACGTTCACATCCCAGGCATCTCGAACGACTCGAACGGCGCGTTGCGGTTCCTCGACGGCCTCGACCTCGAGTTGAAACGCGACGGCGAGTGGCGGCGCTGGTCGGGGCTCACCAACGACGAAAAGCAGACAGTCGCCAGCGCGCTGGTCCGGCGGGCCGTCTCGAGCGGCGTCCCCGCGAAAAAGATCGACCAGCTCGTGAGTACGGCCTACGTCCTCAGCAACGAGCCCGTCGGTACCGAACTCCGGGATGCCAGTGAGTTCTCGACGCTGCTGAACGCGACCGCCCGCTACGAGCGGGCCGACGTGGGGCTCGGCGTCTGTCTCGGTGATCGGGACGGCGCGCTCGAGCGCGCCCGACAGCTCCTGCGCGAGCACCGCCGGAACCTCTCGAACGGTATCGATCTGGTCACTCGCGAGGGGGCGACCCAGGAGGAACACGTCCAGTGGTTCCACGCGAGCGACGAGATTCGCGAGACCATCGTCGGCATCGTCGCGGGAATGGCGATGGGCAACGCAGGGATCAGCCGCTCGAAGCCGATCATCGCCTTCGCAGAGAAGAGCGCGGAGCCGCCCTCCGCGAACCGGAGCGGCGAAGCCGCGGAGGGCGACGAAGCGGTCAAGGTCTCCTCGCGTGGCACCCACTCGCTCGTCCGGCAGGGACTGGACCTCTCGACCGTGATGGGGGAGGCTTCTCGAGCCGTCGGCGGCGACGGCGGCGGCCACGACGTCGCGGCGGGTGCGACGGTTCCGAAAGGAAACGAAGAGGCGTTTATCGAACGCGCCGACGAACTCGTCGGCGAGCAACTCTCCTAA
- a CDS encoding CapA family protein yields the protein MNGSRRRFLAATGTAVAGGCTTPESDPVSPTDHERTETTIGFAGDTMLGRDLNGHYGRDDVDPASVWGDLRPRLESLDGVCCNLECCLSRRGEPVPNRTYHFRGDPGWAVPALSAANVRFASLANNHAMDYGAVALTDTIDALEAAGIDVAGAGESPAAAREPATFSVGAVDVAVVSFADRYVGYSATDDRPGIAHIKPDPADPDTQRVVGGAIERAQADDPDLLVASVHWGPNWVERPGKLLVDFGHWLVDRGVDLVHGHSAHVVQAIERYGDGVVLHDTGNFVDDFGIKGDLGNDRSYLFEVTLEGGRLEEIRLVPIAIDDGVSRAGEDEAAWLRETMRARSAPFETTYERDGDGLVVSL from the coding sequence ATGAACGGGAGCCGTCGGCGGTTTCTGGCAGCGACGGGAACGGCAGTGGCCGGTGGCTGCACCACACCCGAATCTGACCCGGTCTCGCCCACTGATCACGAACGCACCGAAACGACGATCGGGTTCGCCGGCGATACGATGCTCGGACGGGATCTCAACGGGCACTACGGGCGAGACGACGTCGATCCCGCGTCCGTCTGGGGCGACCTCCGGCCCCGGCTCGAGTCACTCGACGGCGTCTGCTGTAACCTCGAGTGCTGTCTGTCGAGGCGCGGCGAACCCGTTCCGAACCGAACGTACCACTTTCGGGGTGATCCCGGGTGGGCCGTGCCTGCACTCAGTGCTGCAAACGTCCGGTTTGCGTCGCTGGCGAACAATCACGCGATGGATTACGGAGCGGTGGCGCTGACCGACACGATCGATGCACTCGAGGCGGCGGGCATCGACGTCGCGGGCGCCGGTGAGTCACCGGCAGCGGCCCGCGAGCCGGCCACGTTTTCCGTCGGCGCCGTCGACGTCGCCGTCGTCTCATTTGCGGATCGTTACGTCGGCTACAGCGCGACCGACGACCGGCCCGGAATAGCCCATATCAAACCCGATCCGGCGGATCCCGACACCCAACGGGTCGTCGGAGGGGCGATCGAGCGCGCGCAAGCCGACGATCCGGATCTGCTCGTCGCGTCGGTCCACTGGGGGCCAAACTGGGTCGAACGTCCCGGCAAACTGCTCGTCGATTTCGGCCACTGGCTCGTCGATCGGGGCGTGGACCTCGTTCACGGCCATAGCGCCCACGTCGTTCAGGCGATCGAGCGCTACGGCGACGGAGTCGTCCTCCATGATACCGGCAACTTCGTCGACGATTTCGGGATCAAAGGCGACCTGGGCAACGACCGAAGCTACCTCTTCGAGGTCACGCTTGAGGGCGGGCGTCTCGAGGAGATACGACTCGTCCCCATCGCGATCGACGACGGCGTCTCTCGCGCCGGCGAGGACGAGGCGGCCTGGCTCCGGGAGACGATGCGCGCTCGGTCCGCTCCGTTCGAGACGACGTACGAACGGGACGGCGACGGTCTCGTCGTCTCGCTGTGA
- a CDS encoding complex I NDUFA9 subunit family protein, whose protein sequence is MDVLVAGGSGFIGQALCRVLVDRGHEVTAASRTPDADGLPAAVETAVADVTDSNLEEVVDGHDAVVNLVALPSHVQPRGQSHEAVHFEGTRHLVAAAERTGVERFVQLSGLGVESGVDTAYFRAKRRAERVVRDADLEWVIYRPSVVFGDGCAFIPFVERLSPPLVTLLPGGERTWLQPIWVDDLAPMLADGLEDDRHVGQCYEIGGPERLTLAETVSRIRGGGAVVSIPMGLAAIAAILVDPIPWVPFGRDQYRVLGLDNTTADNDATEFGVSSKSLRTLSAYLADEHR, encoded by the coding sequence ATGGATGTCCTGGTCGCGGGCGGTTCGGGATTCATCGGTCAGGCGCTGTGTCGCGTCTTGGTCGATCGCGGCCACGAGGTTACAGCAGCATCGCGGACGCCCGATGCGGACGGTCTCCCGGCTGCCGTCGAGACGGCCGTCGCCGACGTGACTGACTCGAATCTCGAGGAAGTTGTCGACGGTCACGACGCAGTCGTCAACCTCGTTGCGCTCCCGTCGCACGTCCAGCCGCGAGGGCAGAGCCACGAAGCCGTTCATTTCGAGGGGACCCGTCACCTCGTGGCGGCCGCCGAACGAACCGGGGTCGAGCGGTTCGTCCAACTGAGCGGACTGGGCGTCGAGTCGGGCGTCGATACGGCCTACTTCCGAGCGAAGCGGCGGGCCGAACGCGTCGTCCGCGACGCCGACCTCGAGTGGGTGATCTACCGTCCGTCGGTCGTCTTCGGCGACGGCTGTGCGTTCATCCCGTTCGTCGAACGGCTATCTCCGCCGCTGGTCACGCTGCTGCCGGGGGGCGAACGGACGTGGCTCCAGCCGATCTGGGTCGACGACCTCGCGCCGATGCTCGCGGACGGCCTCGAGGACGACCGCCACGTCGGCCAGTGCTACGAGATCGGCGGCCCCGAACGGCTCACGCTCGCCGAGACGGTCAGCCGGATTCGTGGCGGGGGAGCCGTTGTGTCGATCCCGATGGGGTTGGCCGCGATCGCGGCGATCCTCGTCGACCCCATCCCCTGGGTTCCGTTCGGCCGCGACCAGTATCGCGTGCTAGGGCTGGACAACACGACCGCGGACAACGACGCCACGGAATTCGGGGTATCGTCGAAATCGCTCCGAACGTTGTCGGCGTACCTGGCCGACGAGCACCGATAG
- a CDS encoding DUF4166 domain-containing protein, with protein sequence MTGLFERGVGDAWRTLHPRVRDRYGLESGAGREAVGVGRMHELDRSPLAVPALWLGTLDDFLFPERGADVPFTIVTEPFVDDEGTEALVLRRRFETSPPRTFVDTLRWNPARGCLTDLFGRHGRVAADLHISAEDGALALSIGTQWLRVGGRYLEVPPPFSADGHLRDWYDDGENRFRVSATITNPVVGTVFEYQGAFETEFRPLEDDAPSPSALGGVALPGENA encoded by the coding sequence GTGACCGGGCTGTTCGAGCGCGGGGTCGGCGACGCGTGGCGGACGCTCCATCCCCGCGTCCGCGATCGGTACGGCCTCGAGTCAGGCGCGGGCCGCGAGGCGGTGGGCGTCGGCCGAATGCACGAACTCGATCGGAGCCCCCTCGCAGTGCCGGCCCTCTGGCTCGGAACGCTCGACGACTTCCTCTTCCCAGAGCGGGGGGCCGACGTTCCGTTCACGATCGTCACGGAGCCGTTCGTCGACGACGAGGGCACCGAAGCGCTCGTCCTTCGCCGGCGCTTTGAGACATCGCCGCCCCGGACGTTCGTGGATACGCTCCGATGGAACCCTGCTCGAGGCTGTCTCACTGACCTCTTCGGGCGGCATGGGCGCGTCGCGGCCGATCTCCACATCTCGGCCGAGGACGGCGCGCTGGCGCTCTCGATCGGCACGCAGTGGCTTCGGGTCGGCGGACGGTACCTCGAGGTTCCCCCTCCGTTCTCGGCCGACGGCCACCTTCGTGACTGGTACGACGACGGCGAAAACCGGTTTCGCGTTTCGGCCACGATCACCAATCCTGTCGTCGGAACCGTCTTCGAATATCAGGGCGCGTTCGAGACCGAGTTTCGACCGCTCGAGGACGACGCTCCGTCTCCGTCAGCCCTCGGCGGAGTCGCTCTGCCGGGTGAGAACGCGTGA
- a CDS encoding YndJ family transporter — MSDREPAAAREPVPTTSVCPRPRFAGRRVTDLSAVAGSVIWLGLVAGTIDGTIPIAPVALYVALAALVLVPLGFGVVEIPRDGTAVTVPYRAAVVGQGPAALALVAALAAPQGSLVAVALTLPWLCVTGSIALCGLGRLTARGGGPLPELAIDAGLLYVPVAATFLCMHAAGVSLRFAPIIVLLTGVHFHYAGFALPLVVGLTGRILTEDDGTFPATITGRATAAATVVIVVGILLIAVGITFSPLVEVVAVVAFTVAVAGFAIRLLRDVVPAVARLPGLLLAVAALSICWTMALALAFASASLPGTPSLITIPEMIRWHGSVNAFGFALPALLAVRLLEG, encoded by the coding sequence GTGAGTGATCGCGAGCCAGCCGCTGCTCGAGAGCCAGTCCCGACGACGAGTGTCTGCCCTCGCCCTCGATTCGCCGGTCGGCGCGTTACCGACCTGAGCGCGGTAGCGGGTAGCGTCATCTGGCTGGGACTCGTCGCCGGGACGATCGATGGGACGATTCCGATCGCTCCCGTAGCGCTGTACGTGGCGCTCGCCGCGCTCGTCCTCGTCCCGCTCGGTTTCGGTGTAGTCGAGATTCCTCGAGACGGGACTGCTGTGACGGTTCCGTATCGAGCTGCCGTCGTCGGGCAGGGCCCGGCCGCGCTGGCGCTCGTTGCCGCCCTCGCCGCGCCGCAGGGGTCGCTCGTTGCAGTGGCGCTCACCCTCCCGTGGCTCTGCGTTACCGGTTCGATCGCGCTCTGTGGACTCGGGCGGCTCACCGCCCGCGGTGGCGGTCCGCTTCCCGAACTCGCGATCGACGCCGGCCTGCTGTACGTGCCGGTCGCCGCCACGTTTCTCTGCATGCACGCGGCCGGTGTCAGTCTCCGGTTCGCGCCGATTATCGTCCTTCTGACGGGCGTCCACTTCCACTACGCCGGATTCGCGTTGCCACTCGTCGTCGGCCTGACGGGTCGAATTCTGACGGAAGACGACGGAACGTTCCCGGCGACGATCACGGGACGGGCAACGGCCGCGGCGACGGTCGTCATCGTCGTCGGCATCCTCCTGATCGCGGTCGGGATCACGTTCTCACCGCTGGTCGAGGTCGTCGCAGTCGTCGCCTTCACGGTCGCCGTCGCGGGATTCGCGATCCGCCTCCTCCGTGACGTCGTTCCCGCCGTGGCGCGACTGCCGGGACTGTTGCTCGCCGTCGCCGCGCTGTCGATCTGCTGGACGATGGCGCTGGCGCTCGCCTTCGCGTCCGCCTCGCTTCCCGGAACGCCGTCGCTCATCACGATCCCCGAGATGATCCGCTGGCATGGGAGCGTCAATGCCTTCGGATTTGCGCTCCCGGCCCTGCTCGCCGTCCGACTGCTCGAGGGCTGA
- a CDS encoding uroporphyrinogen-III synthase, producing MSDAPTVAVFRPDDDRLERAVDLLSELGAEPVADPMLAVEPTDATPRTDAEYVIFTSKTGAELVSEAGWEPDGETVCAIGPATADALREEGYAVDIVPEKFTSSGLVAALEREIDGARVEVARSDHGSPVLLEGFEDAGAYVHETVLYRLVRPGGSGESAELAAEVGLDAVCFTSSLTVEHFLEAAAEAGVREAALEGLADAVVGVIGEPTAETAAERGIDVDVVPDEATFDALARETVAATSARKP from the coding sequence ATGAGCGACGCACCCACAGTGGCCGTTTTCCGGCCCGACGACGACCGCCTCGAGCGAGCCGTCGACCTGCTTTCGGAGCTCGGCGCGGAGCCGGTCGCGGATCCGATGCTGGCCGTCGAACCGACCGACGCGACGCCACGAACCGACGCCGAGTACGTGATTTTCACGAGCAAGACCGGAGCCGAACTCGTCTCCGAAGCGGGGTGGGAGCCGGACGGCGAGACCGTCTGTGCGATCGGCCCCGCGACGGCGGACGCGCTCCGAGAGGAAGGGTACGCGGTCGATATCGTTCCCGAGAAGTTCACCTCGAGCGGGCTGGTCGCCGCACTGGAACGCGAGATCGACGGCGCGCGCGTCGAAGTCGCCCGCAGCGATCACGGCAGCCCGGTGTTGCTCGAGGGGTTCGAGGACGCGGGCGCGTACGTCCACGAAACGGTTCTCTATCGGCTAGTTCGGCCCGGCGGTAGCGGCGAGTCGGCCGAGCTGGCCGCCGAGGTCGGGCTCGACGCCGTCTGTTTCACCTCGTCGCTGACCGTCGAACACTTCCTCGAGGCCGCCGCGGAGGCGGGCGTTCGGGAGGCGGCGCTCGAGGGACTCGCAGACGCCGTCGTCGGCGTCATCGGCGAACCGACGGCGGAAACGGCAGCCGAACGGGGGATCGACGTCGACGTGGTGCCCGACGAAGCGACGTTCGACGCGCTCGCCCGGGAGACCGTGGCGGCAACGTCGGCGCGCAAACCGTAA
- the cobA gene encoding uroporphyrinogen-III C-methyltransferase, translating into MSRPDIEADPGTVYLVGSGPGDPDLLTVKANRLLEAADVVLHDKLPGPEIIDTLPEERREDVGKRAGGERTPQSEINERLVELAREGKSIVRLKGGDSFVFGRGGEEAEYLAAHEVPFEVVPAVTSAIAAPAVAGIPVTHRDHASSVSFVTGHEDPTKEESAVDWKALAATGGTIVVLMGVGRLPDYTAALLEAGMAPETPVALVERGTWPGQRVATGTLETIVDARDEAGIEPPAVTVIGDVAGTRESVVDFLQNDYGAAADETAESGD; encoded by the coding sequence ATGTCAAGACCCGATATCGAGGCCGACCCCGGTACCGTCTACCTCGTCGGCAGCGGCCCCGGCGATCCCGACCTCCTCACCGTCAAGGCGAACCGCCTGCTCGAGGCCGCGGACGTCGTCCTCCACGACAAGCTTCCCGGTCCCGAAATCATCGACACGCTCCCCGAGGAGCGCCGCGAAGACGTCGGAAAGCGGGCGGGCGGCGAACGCACGCCCCAGTCCGAGATCAACGAGCGGCTGGTCGAACTGGCTCGCGAGGGCAAGTCCATCGTCCGGCTGAAGGGCGGCGACTCCTTCGTCTTCGGCCGCGGCGGCGAGGAAGCGGAGTATCTCGCGGCCCACGAGGTGCCCTTCGAGGTCGTGCCCGCGGTCACCTCGGCGATCGCCGCGCCAGCGGTGGCCGGCATCCCGGTCACGCACCGCGATCACGCTTCCTCCGTCTCCTTCGTCACGGGCCACGAGGACCCGACCAAGGAGGAGTCGGCGGTCGACTGGAAGGCGTTAGCCGCGACCGGCGGCACCATCGTCGTCCTGATGGGGGTGGGCCGGCTTCCGGACTACACCGCGGCGCTGCTCGAGGCCGGGATGGCCCCCGAGACGCCGGTTGCGCTCGTCGAACGGGGCACCTGGCCCGGCCAGCGGGTCGCGACGGGCACCCTCGAGACGATCGTCGACGCCCGCGACGAGGCAGGTATCGAACCGCCCGCGGTGACGGTGATCGGTGACGTCGCGGGAACGCGCGAGTCGGTCGTCGACTTTCTGCAAAACGACTACGGCGCAGCCGCCGACGAGACGGCCGAGAGTGGGGACTGA